The following are encoded together in the Bombus affinis isolate iyBomAffi1 chromosome 6, iyBomAffi1.2, whole genome shotgun sequence genome:
- the LOC126917451 gene encoding uncharacterized protein CG5098 isoform X3: MPRHGPFIFGVAPKWALSNNFMQWDYIQELVAHGGVPDVYNLRHKEENISVSDLDLTYVNQFINFIQSTKNKKIADSDIQKGTVDKCLSEFLEPVLKNHKESYSTCHSDDSKIKPSNLLDTNQTIDTYLFCKDKSENLSETKEKIDHHHKIIDCVPCLSEQSNIQNITQYKTLSKILEQYKNIYNLYASEEDKPLNLVKNLEDNKGCCNKQSEDKKKLCNFTDIKVSLKNCAISDRTNHSCNIENCYNTKYKEIDYGLLKFSDLDDLSPKLKIDKTLLKASKPKLCKNLETKLNCVPNKYLEQESTLALNKYLTNKTSVFLREKKNTNVSFINSSLNVKDTSIKSESCSDEQINKSKNSYFVNTCKPTLSNWEDFEMSGQYPGHSRPPVGTPPPQTVWNHLTMAQSQVSGLNIHPTALSGAALSPAGFYTHPSMARASHITSQLTPQLAHTQAPPTWHTPTVPSKTVTPANTPGNPLFSLQMLVDNRQNQSQYRNSPGSQSTLDLSSTSEIIPENYSRIPQDIPISLTARNVDKGSRNGNIISPPIPLNGETSSDSGISSSVPTPNSVSEPVSLSTKEVTTPKITVKNFESNLKGVANLHDKIKEMNVDNFTQKVINLPPSVTIERVVPEKKEPEVTKNKDTLSVIAQVPRNVLPVIVNLASKVDKDVTDSPKRESSSERDRKIEETNVRSPKNLPKRGKKGVDSLLEKLEGGNKKLGSAENIGSVIVMPVEERDTSSVKSMSPDRQKSKSPNREDEVVSPAFSNDDSNDNTKQRRKRKLEKPVRLSKDSKTEVEDMELEPTEPTEPRTSEPITEETNATPVVKLEDNIDTAEQRISEKIEESVDETSEENQPIRRRRSSESTPPSSTPSNQRVRRKSSDDATEFSKVTSPKPVNNTNPFNEVESELEKMFAGIVETETDVKKEESKSELTEPELQSGSTTKAENLENNVLHTKEAQSINPIDVSSTVDTKMSGKKGKKTKVQGGKRKISRSSENIFGTVGNDIPQKEIKKRRISKSSKKQDASKKTKKNAKVDGIREMTYDSGSNASSIRSRGPVVHVEGPRDSPLSIQVVNAPREEEEEKSKEKRKSIGNGNAGRSKRLSHQNDLDYRGKVSRAGLFSSTLSSRYDAHTTDSTWVCVFCKQGPHSVIPGDPARPHPNLAGPHIAPGTYTVPAGVLSDLFGPYLIGKERLEDGILSADEQEITTEQKKGGKNKRSLRYAGLADQFTAKMGKKKRNSIESNTNAMFTGMTVLPGEEQRWEVWLHEQCAVWAAGVYMAGGRVTGLQEAVWDAAKSLCDSCGLTGANIGCVKRGCKAVTHYPCALTKGWHLDTNQYIPKCNLHRVT, encoded by the exons ATGCCACGGCATG GGCCATTTATATTTGGAGTTGCGCCAAAATGGGCGCTATCAAATAATTTCATGCAGTGGGATTACATACAAGAATTGGTAGCACATGGTGGTGTGCCTGACGTTTATAATTTACGTCACAAGGAAGAAAATATAAGTGTGTCGGATTTAGATTTAACTTATGTTAATCAATTTATAAACTTCATACAatcaacaaaaaataaaaagattgcAGATTCTGATATACAGAAGGGAACAGTTGATAAATGCTTATCAGAATTTTTAGAGCCTGTGCTTAAAAATCACAAGGAAAGTTATAGTACCTGTCACAGTGACGATAGTAAAATAAAACCATCTAATTTATTGGATACTAACCAAACCATAGACACCTACTTATTTTGCAAAGACAAAAGTGAAAATTTATCTGAAACAAAGGAGAAAATTGATCATCATCATAAAATTATTGATTGTGTTCCTTGCTTGTCAGAACAATCAAACATACAAAATATTACACAGTACAAGACATTATCTAAAATTTTGGAgcagtataaaaatatttataatctttATGCTTCTGAAGAAGACAAGCCACTTAATTTAGTAAAAAACTTGGAAGATAATAAAGGCTGTTGTAACAAACAAAGTGAAGATAAAAAGAAGCTGTGTAATTTTACAGATATAAAAGTATCTTTAAAGAACTGTGCCATTTCAGATCGAACAAATCATTCCTGTAATATAGAAAATTGCTACAACACAAAGTACAAGGAAATAGACTatggtttattaaaattttcagaTCTAGATGATTTATCtcctaaattaaaaattgataaaacgtTACTTAAAGCTTCAAAACCTAAATTATGTAAAAATTTAGAAACAAAGTTAAATTGTGTACCAAATAAATACTTAGAACAAGAAAGTACTCTTGCTCTTAATAAATATTTGACTAATAAAACTTCAGTGTTTTTGCGTGAGAAGAAGAATACAAATGtttcttttataaattcatCTCTGAATGTCAAAGATACAAGTATTAAAAGTGAATCTTGTTCAGacgaacaaataaataaatcaaagaaCTCGTATTTTGTAAATACCTGCAAACCAACATTAAGTAATTGGGAGGATTTCGAAATGTCAGGACAATATCCAGGTCATAGCCGACCTCCGGTTGGCACACCCCCACCTCAGACAGTTTGGAATCATCTTACAATGGCACAAAGTCAAG TTTCAGGATTGAACATTCATCCAACAGCCTTGTCAGGTGCAGCATTGAGTCCGGCAGGATTTTACACACATCCATCTATGGCAAGAGCATCTCATATAACATCACAACTTACACCACAACTTGCACATACTCAAGCACCTCCAACATGGCATACACCAACTGTTCCATCAAAAACAGTTACTCCAGCCAATACACCAGGAAATCCTTTGTTTAGTTTACAAATGCTGGTAGATAATAGACAGAACCAAAGTCAGTATAGAAACTCACCAGGTTCACAAAGTACACTAGATTTATCATCTACTTCTGAAATTATTCCTGAAAATTATTCTCGCATACCTCAAGATATCCCAATAAGTTTGACTGCAAGGAATGTAGATAAGGGTAGCAGAAATGGAAATATTATTTCTCCTCCAATACCTTTGAATGGAGAAACTTCATCTGATAGTGGAATTAGTTCGTCGGTTCCAACACCTAATTCTGTTAGTGAACCAGTTTCACTCTCAACAAAGGAAGTTACAACACCTAAAATAACAGTAAAAAACTTTGAAAGCAATTTAAAAGGAGTGGCAAATCTTCATGATAAGATTAAGGAGATGAATGTAGATAATTTTACGCAAAAAGTTATAAATTTACCACCTAGTGTTACGATTGAAAGGGTAGTTCCAGAGAAGAAAGAGCCTGAGGTTACAAAAAATAAAGATACATTAAGTGTCATTGCACAAGTACCAAGAAATGTTTTGCCTGTTATTGTAAACCTTGCCTCTAAAGTGGACAAAGATGTAACAGATAGTCCGAAAAGAGAATCGTCTTCAGAACGAGATCGAAAGATCGAAGAGACGAATGTAAGATCACCTaaaaatttaccaaaaagaGGTAAGAAGGGTGTAGATTCTCTGTTAGAAAAGTTAGAAGGTGGTAATAAAAAACTTGGCAGTGCTGAAAATATTGGATCTGTTATTGTAATGCCAGTAGAGGAAAGAGATACATCGAGTGTTAAAAGCATGTCCCCCGATAGACAGAAATCGAAATCTCCAAATAGGGAAGACGAAGTAGTATCTCCAGCTTTCAGTAATGACGATTCTAATGATAATACTAAGCAacgcagaaaaagaaaactagAAAAGCCTGTACGGCTTAGTAAAGATTCTAAAACAGAAGTAGAGGATATGGAATTAGAACCTACAGAACCAACAGAACCTAGAACAAGTGAACCAATAACAGAAGAAACAAATGCAACTCCAGTTGTCAAATTAGAAGACAATATTGATACAGCAGAACAGAGAATATctgaaaaaatcgaagaaagtGTAGACGAAACAAGTGAGGAGAATCAACCTATTAGAAGGCGGAGGAGTAGTGAAAGTACACCTCCTAGTTCAACTCCATCGAATCAGAGGGTTAGAAGAAAATCTAGCGATGATGCGACTGAATTTTCAAAAGTAACAAGTCCAAAACCTGTAAATAATACAAATCCGTTTAATGAGGTTGAATCAGAACTTGAAAAGATGTTTGCCGGTATCGTTGAGACAGAGACAGATGTCAAAAAGGAAGAATCAAAATCAGAACTTACAGAACCTGAACTTCAATCCGGGAGCACAACGAAGGCcgaaaatttagaaaataatgtGTTACACACAAAAGAGGCGCAAAGTATAAATCCTATTGATGTTTCGTCTACAGTTGATACAAAAATGTCtggaaagaaagggaaaaaaacTAAAGTACAAGGTGGTAAACGAAAAATATCCAGATCATCTGAAAATATTTTTGGAACTGTGGGTAATGATATACCTCAGAAGGAAATCAAAAAGAGAAGAATATCTAAGAGTTCGAAAAAGCAAGACGCCTCGAAAAAGACTAAGAAAAATGCAAAAGTGGATGGAATAAGAGAAATGACATATGATTCTGGGTCAAATGCAAGTTCTATTAGGTCTCGTGGGCCAGTAGTTCATGTTGAAGGTCCAAGGGACAGTCCATTAAGTATTCAAGTAGTTAATGCACCacgggaagaagaagaagaaaaaagtaaagaaaaacGAAAGAGTATTGGAAATGGTAATGCGGGGAGAAGTAAGAGACTCAGCCATCAAAACGATTTAGATTATAGGG GTAAAGTCAGTAGAGCGGGTCTCTTTAGTTCAACGTTGTCATCACGTTATGACGCACATACAACAGATTCCACATGGGTGTGCGTATTTTGTAAACAAGGTCCTCATTCTGTAATACCTGGGGATCCTGCTCGACCACATCCTAATTTAGCTGGTCCACATATAGCACCTGGAACATACACC GTTCCAGCTGGTGTTTTGAGTGATTTATTTGGGCCATACCTAATTGGTAAAGAACGTTTAGAAGATGGAATTCTTTCGGCTGATGAACAAGAGATTACTACAGAACAGAAGAAAGGTGGTAAGAATAAAAGGAGTTTGAGGTACGCTGGGTTAGCCGATCAGTTTACTGCAAAGATgggtaaaaagaaaagaaattccaTTGAAAGTAATACTAATGCCATGTTTACGGGAATGACTGTACTCCCCGGGGAAGAACAACGTTGGGAAGTGTGGCTTCATGAACAGTGTGCTGTTTGGGCAGCTGGAGTGTACATGGCAG GTGGAAGAGTAACAGGTTTACAAGAAGCTGTATGGGATGCAGCAAAGTCGTTATGTGACTCTTGTGGTTTAACAGGAGCAAATATTGGTTGCGTTAAACGCGGTTGTAAAGCCGTTACGCATTACCCCTGTGCATTAACGAAAGGCTGGCACTTGGATACTAATCAGTATATACCGAAGTGCAACCTTCATCGGGTTACGTGA
- the LOC126917451 gene encoding uncharacterized protein CG5098 isoform X4, with the protein MQWDYIQELVAHGGVPDVYNLRHKEENISVSDLDLTYVNQFINFIQSTKNKKIADSDIQKGTVDKCLSEFLEPVLKNHKESYSTCHSDDSKIKPSNLLDTNQTIDTYLFCKDKSENLSETKEKIDHHHKIIDCVPCLSEQSNIQNITQYKTLSKILEQYKNIYNLYASEEDKPLNLVKNLEDNKGCCNKQSEDKKKLCNFTDIKVSLKNCAISDRTNHSCNIENCYNTKYKEIDYGLLKFSDLDDLSPKLKIDKTLLKASKPKLCKNLETKLNCVPNKYLEQESTLALNKYLTNKTSVFLREKKNTNVSFINSSLNVKDTSIKSESCSDEQINKSKNSYFVNTCKPTLSNWEDFEMSGQYPGHSRPPVGTPPPQTVWNHLTMAQSQVSGLNIHPTALSGAALSPAGFYTHPSMARASHITSQLTPQLAHTQAPPTWHTPTVPSKTVTPANTPGNPLFSLQMLVDNRQNQSQYRNSPGSQSTLDLSSTSEIIPENYSRIPQDIPISLTARNVDKGSRNGNIISPPIPLNGETSSDSGISSSVPTPNSVSEPVSLSTKEVTTPKITVKNFESNLKGVANLHDKIKEMNVDNFTQKVINLPPSVTIERVVPEKKEPEVTKNKDTLSVIAQVPRNVLPVIVNLASKVDKDVTDSPKRESSSERDRKIEETNVRSPKNLPKRGKKGVDSLLEKLEGGNKKLGSAENIGSVIVMPVEERDTSSVKSMSPDRQKSKSPNREDEVVSPAFSNDDSNDNTKQRRKRKLEKPVRLSKDSKTEVEDMELEPTEPTEPRTSEPITEETNATPVVKLEDNIDTAEQRISEKIEESVDETSEENQPIRRRRSSESTPPSSTPSNQRVRRKSSDDATEFSKVTSPKPVNNTNPFNEVESELEKMFAGIVETETDVKKEESKSELTEPELQSGSTTKAENLENNVLHTKEAQSINPIDVSSTVDTKMSGKKGKKTKVQGGKRKISRSSENIFGTVGNDIPQKEIKKRRISKSSKKQDASKKTKKNAKVDGIREMTYDSGSNASSIRSRGPVVHVEGPRDSPLSIQVVNAPREEEEEKSKEKRKSIGNGNAGRSKRLSHQNDLDYRGKVSRAGLFSSTLSSRYDAHTTDSTWVCVFCKQGPHSVIPGDPARPHPNLAGPHIAPGTYTVPAGVLSDLFGPYLIGKERLEDGILSADEQEITTEQKKGGKNKRSLRYAGLADQFTAKMGKKKRNSIESNTNAMFTGMTVLPGEEQRWEVWLHEQCAVWAAGVYMAGGRVTGLQEAVWDAAKSLCDSCGLTGANIGCVKRGCKAVTHYPCALTKGWHLDTNQYIPKCNLHRVT; encoded by the exons ATGCAGTGGGATTACATACAAGAATTGGTAGCACATGGTGGTGTGCCTGACGTTTATAATTTACGTCACAAGGAAGAAAATATAAGTGTGTCGGATTTAGATTTAACTTATGTTAATCAATTTATAAACTTCATACAatcaacaaaaaataaaaagattgcAGATTCTGATATACAGAAGGGAACAGTTGATAAATGCTTATCAGAATTTTTAGAGCCTGTGCTTAAAAATCACAAGGAAAGTTATAGTACCTGTCACAGTGACGATAGTAAAATAAAACCATCTAATTTATTGGATACTAACCAAACCATAGACACCTACTTATTTTGCAAAGACAAAAGTGAAAATTTATCTGAAACAAAGGAGAAAATTGATCATCATCATAAAATTATTGATTGTGTTCCTTGCTTGTCAGAACAATCAAACATACAAAATATTACACAGTACAAGACATTATCTAAAATTTTGGAgcagtataaaaatatttataatctttATGCTTCTGAAGAAGACAAGCCACTTAATTTAGTAAAAAACTTGGAAGATAATAAAGGCTGTTGTAACAAACAAAGTGAAGATAAAAAGAAGCTGTGTAATTTTACAGATATAAAAGTATCTTTAAAGAACTGTGCCATTTCAGATCGAACAAATCATTCCTGTAATATAGAAAATTGCTACAACACAAAGTACAAGGAAATAGACTatggtttattaaaattttcagaTCTAGATGATTTATCtcctaaattaaaaattgataaaacgtTACTTAAAGCTTCAAAACCTAAATTATGTAAAAATTTAGAAACAAAGTTAAATTGTGTACCAAATAAATACTTAGAACAAGAAAGTACTCTTGCTCTTAATAAATATTTGACTAATAAAACTTCAGTGTTTTTGCGTGAGAAGAAGAATACAAATGtttcttttataaattcatCTCTGAATGTCAAAGATACAAGTATTAAAAGTGAATCTTGTTCAGacgaacaaataaataaatcaaagaaCTCGTATTTTGTAAATACCTGCAAACCAACATTAAGTAATTGGGAGGATTTCGAAATGTCAGGACAATATCCAGGTCATAGCCGACCTCCGGTTGGCACACCCCCACCTCAGACAGTTTGGAATCATCTTACAATGGCACAAAGTCAAG TTTCAGGATTGAACATTCATCCAACAGCCTTGTCAGGTGCAGCATTGAGTCCGGCAGGATTTTACACACATCCATCTATGGCAAGAGCATCTCATATAACATCACAACTTACACCACAACTTGCACATACTCAAGCACCTCCAACATGGCATACACCAACTGTTCCATCAAAAACAGTTACTCCAGCCAATACACCAGGAAATCCTTTGTTTAGTTTACAAATGCTGGTAGATAATAGACAGAACCAAAGTCAGTATAGAAACTCACCAGGTTCACAAAGTACACTAGATTTATCATCTACTTCTGAAATTATTCCTGAAAATTATTCTCGCATACCTCAAGATATCCCAATAAGTTTGACTGCAAGGAATGTAGATAAGGGTAGCAGAAATGGAAATATTATTTCTCCTCCAATACCTTTGAATGGAGAAACTTCATCTGATAGTGGAATTAGTTCGTCGGTTCCAACACCTAATTCTGTTAGTGAACCAGTTTCACTCTCAACAAAGGAAGTTACAACACCTAAAATAACAGTAAAAAACTTTGAAAGCAATTTAAAAGGAGTGGCAAATCTTCATGATAAGATTAAGGAGATGAATGTAGATAATTTTACGCAAAAAGTTATAAATTTACCACCTAGTGTTACGATTGAAAGGGTAGTTCCAGAGAAGAAAGAGCCTGAGGTTACAAAAAATAAAGATACATTAAGTGTCATTGCACAAGTACCAAGAAATGTTTTGCCTGTTATTGTAAACCTTGCCTCTAAAGTGGACAAAGATGTAACAGATAGTCCGAAAAGAGAATCGTCTTCAGAACGAGATCGAAAGATCGAAGAGACGAATGTAAGATCACCTaaaaatttaccaaaaagaGGTAAGAAGGGTGTAGATTCTCTGTTAGAAAAGTTAGAAGGTGGTAATAAAAAACTTGGCAGTGCTGAAAATATTGGATCTGTTATTGTAATGCCAGTAGAGGAAAGAGATACATCGAGTGTTAAAAGCATGTCCCCCGATAGACAGAAATCGAAATCTCCAAATAGGGAAGACGAAGTAGTATCTCCAGCTTTCAGTAATGACGATTCTAATGATAATACTAAGCAacgcagaaaaagaaaactagAAAAGCCTGTACGGCTTAGTAAAGATTCTAAAACAGAAGTAGAGGATATGGAATTAGAACCTACAGAACCAACAGAACCTAGAACAAGTGAACCAATAACAGAAGAAACAAATGCAACTCCAGTTGTCAAATTAGAAGACAATATTGATACAGCAGAACAGAGAATATctgaaaaaatcgaagaaagtGTAGACGAAACAAGTGAGGAGAATCAACCTATTAGAAGGCGGAGGAGTAGTGAAAGTACACCTCCTAGTTCAACTCCATCGAATCAGAGGGTTAGAAGAAAATCTAGCGATGATGCGACTGAATTTTCAAAAGTAACAAGTCCAAAACCTGTAAATAATACAAATCCGTTTAATGAGGTTGAATCAGAACTTGAAAAGATGTTTGCCGGTATCGTTGAGACAGAGACAGATGTCAAAAAGGAAGAATCAAAATCAGAACTTACAGAACCTGAACTTCAATCCGGGAGCACAACGAAGGCcgaaaatttagaaaataatgtGTTACACACAAAAGAGGCGCAAAGTATAAATCCTATTGATGTTTCGTCTACAGTTGATACAAAAATGTCtggaaagaaagggaaaaaaacTAAAGTACAAGGTGGTAAACGAAAAATATCCAGATCATCTGAAAATATTTTTGGAACTGTGGGTAATGATATACCTCAGAAGGAAATCAAAAAGAGAAGAATATCTAAGAGTTCGAAAAAGCAAGACGCCTCGAAAAAGACTAAGAAAAATGCAAAAGTGGATGGAATAAGAGAAATGACATATGATTCTGGGTCAAATGCAAGTTCTATTAGGTCTCGTGGGCCAGTAGTTCATGTTGAAGGTCCAAGGGACAGTCCATTAAGTATTCAAGTAGTTAATGCACCacgggaagaagaagaagaaaaaagtaaagaaaaacGAAAGAGTATTGGAAATGGTAATGCGGGGAGAAGTAAGAGACTCAGCCATCAAAACGATTTAGATTATAGGG GTAAAGTCAGTAGAGCGGGTCTCTTTAGTTCAACGTTGTCATCACGTTATGACGCACATACAACAGATTCCACATGGGTGTGCGTATTTTGTAAACAAGGTCCTCATTCTGTAATACCTGGGGATCCTGCTCGACCACATCCTAATTTAGCTGGTCCACATATAGCACCTGGAACATACACC GTTCCAGCTGGTGTTTTGAGTGATTTATTTGGGCCATACCTAATTGGTAAAGAACGTTTAGAAGATGGAATTCTTTCGGCTGATGAACAAGAGATTACTACAGAACAGAAGAAAGGTGGTAAGAATAAAAGGAGTTTGAGGTACGCTGGGTTAGCCGATCAGTTTACTGCAAAGATgggtaaaaagaaaagaaattccaTTGAAAGTAATACTAATGCCATGTTTACGGGAATGACTGTACTCCCCGGGGAAGAACAACGTTGGGAAGTGTGGCTTCATGAACAGTGTGCTGTTTGGGCAGCTGGAGTGTACATGGCAG GTGGAAGAGTAACAGGTTTACAAGAAGCTGTATGGGATGCAGCAAAGTCGTTATGTGACTCTTGTGGTTTAACAGGAGCAAATATTGGTTGCGTTAAACGCGGTTGTAAAGCCGTTACGCATTACCCCTGTGCATTAACGAAAGGCTGGCACTTGGATACTAATCAGTATATACCGAAGTGCAACCTTCATCGGGTTACGTGA